One Candidatus Scalindua japonica genomic region harbors:
- the ribE gene encoding riboflavin synthase, which yields MFTGIIEHLGKIKQVSLQANSAIIVVDIGSLKDGVIPGDSIAINGACLTVTQIKGTEVYFDVSRETLSKTNIGKLNVSDRVNIERSLKIGDKLGGHFVTGHVDCVGTINKIANETGQCTVWICVSNETTSMMIKKGSVAIDGISLTIVDLKEKLFSVALIPFTLDATTLGFKKAGQKVNIETDMLGKWVKRILTTNDTSSSEISEEMLKEKGFM from the coding sequence ATGTTTACTGGTATAATCGAGCATTTAGGTAAAATAAAGCAGGTCAGCTTACAGGCAAATTCGGCAATCATTGTCGTTGACATAGGATCATTAAAAGATGGTGTAATTCCAGGTGATAGTATCGCCATAAACGGGGCCTGCCTGACAGTTACACAGATAAAAGGCACAGAAGTATATTTTGATGTTTCCAGAGAAACATTAAGCAAAACTAATATCGGTAAATTAAATGTTTCCGACCGTGTAAATATAGAAAGGTCTCTGAAGATAGGTGATAAACTCGGAGGGCATTTTGTAACAGGACATGTCGATTGTGTTGGCACAATTAACAAAATAGCAAATGAAACCGGCCAATGCACAGTGTGGATTTGCGTAAGTAACGAGACCACAAGCATGATGATAAAAAAGGGTTCTGTGGCCATAGACGGGATTAGCTTAACCATTGTAGATCTTAAAGAGAAACTGTTTTCTGTTGCTCTTATCCCATTCACGCTTGACGCAACAACATTAGGTTTTAAGAAGGCAGGACAGAAGGTAAACATCGAGACAGACATGTTAGGCAAATGGGTGAAAAGGATATTAACAACTAATGATACCTCCTCATCAGAGATATCGGAAGAGATGTTAAAAGAAAAAGGGTTTATGTAA
- the pdxA gene encoding 4-hydroxythreonine-4-phosphate dehydrogenase PdxA yields the protein MKSEGKEKKIIGITMGDPGGIGPEVILKALASPEIMAAANYVIIGSKKVLSGIADNLGLDTRLQTSRIDNRSLNTYRGLTDDINILDLDNISVLDSLKHKPLPESGRASIEYILKGLDLALGDEIDALVTAPISKEAIKLAGFDYAGHTELLKEKTSVENVVMFMVGKRLRVSFVTTHLAVNEVSGFINRKNVLSTIQITATGLKTFFGIYQPKIAVCGLNPHCGDGDRFGTEEREVIIPAIAQAREMGIDCHGPLSSDTVFNKVLKGEFDSVVVQFHDQGTIPIKMHAFDSGVNITLGIPVIRTSPTHGTAFDIAGKGNADPGSMIEAISTAVTMAETRNHLFV from the coding sequence ATGAAATCTGAGGGCAAAGAAAAAAAAATAATCGGAATAACAATGGGAGATCCCGGCGGTATAGGACCGGAGGTAATCCTTAAAGCACTGGCATCACCTGAAATAATGGCTGCGGCCAATTATGTCATAATCGGTTCTAAAAAAGTCTTGAGTGGCATTGCAGACAATCTCGGTTTAGATACGAGGCTACAGACGTCACGAATCGATAATAGATCATTAAATACATATAGAGGCTTAACAGATGATATAAATATATTAGACCTTGATAACATCTCAGTCCTGGATTCGCTGAAGCACAAACCCCTGCCGGAAAGTGGCAGGGCATCAATAGAATATATTCTGAAAGGACTTGATCTGGCGCTTGGAGATGAAATAGACGCGCTTGTAACAGCGCCCATAAGCAAGGAAGCAATCAAACTGGCAGGTTTTGATTATGCGGGACATACTGAGTTGCTCAAAGAGAAGACATCTGTAGAAAATGTCGTAATGTTTATGGTTGGAAAAAGACTCAGAGTCTCGTTTGTTACTACTCACCTTGCAGTAAATGAAGTATCCGGATTTATTAACCGGAAAAATGTACTCTCCACTATACAAATAACCGCAACAGGGCTTAAAACATTTTTTGGTATTTATCAACCTAAAATTGCAGTTTGTGGTTTAAACCCACATTGCGGTGACGGTGACCGCTTCGGTACGGAGGAGAGAGAAGTTATCATACCGGCGATAGCGCAAGCACGGGAAATGGGGATTGATTGCCACGGACCTCTATCATCAGACACCGTTTTTAATAAGGTGCTTAAAGGAGAGTTTGACAGTGTAGTAGTACAGTTTCACGATCAGGGGACAATCCCGATAAAAATGCACGCGTTCGATTCCGGAGTAAATATTACTCTTGGCATACCTGTTATCAGGACCTCACCAACACATGGTACCGCCTTTGACATAGCAGGTAAAGGTAATGCGGATCCCGGATCAATGATTGAGGCAATAAGTACAGCAGTTACAATGGCGGAAACACGAAATCATTTATTTGTGTAA
- a CDS encoding flavodoxin family protein, whose amino-acid sequence MGKILIAYYSRTGKTEKMADYIAEGIRFGGNDAEIRKLSDIKSEKELEGYDGYILGCPTYHRDMTANMKTFLFLVEKAQLNGKAGGAFGSYTHSGDAPKYIYDTMENVFKMDMTSLGSFNLLENLVEGTEGMRACQDYGKSVSEKL is encoded by the coding sequence ATGGGAAAAATACTAATTGCATACTATAGCAGAACAGGTAAAACAGAGAAAATGGCGGATTATATTGCCGAAGGTATCCGTTTCGGTGGTAACGATGCAGAAATCAGAAAACTGTCTGATATAAAGAGCGAGAAAGAGTTGGAGGGATACGACGGTTATATTTTAGGCTGTCCTACCTATCACAGAGATATGACGGCGAATATGAAGACATTCCTGTTTCTGGTAGAGAAAGCGCAACTGAATGGGAAGGCAGGAGGAGCTTTTGGCTCATATACACACAGCGGTGATGCACCAAAATATATCTATGATACAATGGAAAACGTTTTCAAAATGGATATGACGTCATTAGGGTCTTTCAATCTGCTGGAAAATTTAGTGGAAGGTACTGAGGGCATGAGGGCTTGTCAGGATTACGGAAAGAGCGTTAGTGAAAAGCTGTGA
- a CDS encoding rubrerythrin family protein, which produces MSTQDNLQEAFAGESQANRKYLAFANKADEEGFKQAAKLFRAAAAAETVHAHQHLKVMGGIKSTKENIQEAIEGETHEYTKMYPQMILEAEQEGNKKAVQSFDLANKVESIHASLYQKALDKLGDNESVDYYVCQICGNTTENDAPDKCHVCGAPSSKFTKID; this is translated from the coding sequence ATGTCAACACAGGACAATCTACAGGAGGCATTCGCCGGTGAATCTCAGGCAAACAGGAAATATCTGGCTTTTGCTAATAAAGCAGATGAAGAGGGTTTTAAACAGGCGGCAAAACTCTTTCGTGCCGCGGCTGCAGCTGAAACAGTGCATGCCCACCAACATCTCAAAGTAATGGGCGGCATCAAAAGTACAAAAGAAAATATTCAGGAGGCCATTGAGGGAGAGACCCATGAGTATACAAAGATGTATCCTCAGATGATTTTAGAAGCAGAACAAGAAGGCAACAAGAAGGCTGTGCAGAGTTTTGATCTTGCCAATAAGGTAGAGAGTATCCACGCAAGCCTGTATCAGAAGGCACTGGACAAACTTGGCGACAATGAATCAGTCGATTATTATGTATGTCAGATATGCGGAAATACGACAGAAAATGATGCTCCCGATAAATGCCATGTCTGCGGAGCTCCTTCGTCCAAATTTACAAAGATTGACTGA
- the rsmA gene encoding 16S rRNA (adenine(1518)-N(6)/adenine(1519)-N(6))-dimethyltransferase RsmA, whose amino-acid sequence MKQCSPSTLSGQTLKVAAKLLRRITLIMFFEDIITLDIPHTKSMLKALLEERGVRVKKQWGQNFLIDQNLLQFIVKAAELGSNDVVLEIGTGTGSLTRLLTQNARHVFAVELDRRLFEIMKETLKDYNNVTTFNKDILKSKHHIHPLIVESITDYIQSAPSPENLSVKVVSNLPYYISTPVIIDLLQEVLPIKTMIVMLQKDTTDRMKAIPGTRNYGVLSIMAKLFADVKVLKKLPPDVFWPVPLVDSAIVKMTINRHRYADRVRDYQDFQNVIHAIYVSRRKTLLNSLLSFCSGLGINNKSRNIRNDLITIVERTDIRPESRGEELDLEKLIDLSNGITEYLNTWRQSVQR is encoded by the coding sequence ATGAAACAATGCAGCCCTTCAACACTCTCAGGACAAACCCTGAAGGTAGCTGCTAAATTATTAAGACGGATTACTTTAATCATGTTCTTTGAAGATATTATTACATTAGACATTCCACACACAAAATCGATGTTGAAAGCGCTTTTAGAGGAACGAGGCGTTCGTGTCAAAAAACAGTGGGGACAAAACTTTCTAATAGACCAGAATCTGTTACAGTTTATCGTTAAAGCTGCAGAGTTGGGCAGTAATGATGTGGTCTTGGAAATAGGAACCGGTACAGGCTCTCTGACAAGGTTGCTTACTCAGAATGCCAGACATGTTTTCGCTGTAGAACTGGACCGCAGACTGTTTGAAATCATGAAAGAGACACTAAAGGATTACAATAATGTAACTACATTTAACAAGGATATACTGAAATCAAAACACCATATCCATCCGCTAATCGTAGAGTCTATAACTGATTACATCCAATCTGCTCCTTCTCCAGAAAATTTGTCCGTCAAAGTCGTATCCAATTTGCCATATTATATCAGCACACCGGTTATTATTGACTTGCTACAGGAAGTATTACCCATCAAGACAATGATAGTGATGCTTCAGAAGGATACAACAGACAGGATGAAAGCGATACCGGGGACCAGGAATTATGGTGTACTTTCTATCATGGCTAAACTTTTTGCTGATGTAAAAGTATTGAAAAAACTACCACCGGACGTTTTCTGGCCCGTGCCGCTAGTAGATTCTGCTATCGTCAAGATGACAATTAATCGACACCGGTATGCTGACAGGGTTCGTGATTATCAAGACTTTCAGAACGTTATCCATGCAATATATGTTTCAAGAAGAAAAACTTTATTAAATAGTCTATTATCATTTTGTTCAGGACTGGGCATTAATAATAAGTCCAGAAACATACGTAATGACTTGATAACAATTGTAGAACGTACTGACATTAGACCTGAGAGCAGAGGAGAAGAGTTAGACTTGGAAAAACTGATTGATCTTTCCAATGGGATTACTGAGTATTTGAATACCTGGAGACAATCTGTACAGCGATAA
- a CDS encoding DUF1566 domain-containing protein, which yields MKYFFSLFILTISFVFCASPAIESAKNKRPKINLRPYYKIVPLSEIEEIPNIVIREKRENQGFIGHSTISHNYEINIIKNDKVVIDYATGLMWHQSGSLKSMSWKRAKKWITDLNKMSYAGFSNWRLPTLEEAASLLEPIEKNSNQFIDTVFDKTQSSIWTCDSNVSSTSLQLDRAWSVNFIHGLVSRNDIMFERKKVRPVRVSSGN from the coding sequence ATGAAGTATTTTTTTTCACTTTTTATCTTAACTATTTCATTTGTTTTTTGCGCATCCCCTGCTATCGAATCAGCAAAGAATAAGAGACCAAAAATAAACCTGCGTCCATATTATAAAATAGTACCTCTAAGTGAAATTGAAGAAATCCCCAACATAGTAATACGTGAAAAGAGAGAGAATCAGGGTTTTATTGGACACAGCACAATCAGTCACAATTACGAAATAAATATAATAAAAAACGATAAAGTCGTTATAGATTATGCGACCGGATTGATGTGGCATCAATCCGGTTCTTTGAAAAGTATGAGCTGGAAAAGAGCTAAGAAATGGATAACAGATTTGAACAAGATGAGTTATGCCGGATTTTCAAATTGGAGATTACCAACGCTGGAAGAAGCGGCCTCATTATTAGAACCAATTGAGAAAAACAGTAATCAATTTATTGACACTGTGTTTGATAAAACACAATCAAGTATCTGGACATGTGACAGCAATGTTTCAAGTACCAGTCTACAGCTGGATAGAGCATGGAGCGTAAACTTCATCCATGGTTTAGTAAGCAGAAACGATATAATGTTCGAAAGAAAAAAAGTCCGTCCGGTACGGGTAAGTTCAGGTAATTGA
- a CDS encoding DUF3303 domain-containing protein — MANDEGTIYVAHWTHTPENCPGRTNEGAKMLTDFWASKSDFEKKGIKILGSYVTVTEHDYYIIVQAKDYSEMVKFFLPLIPTQTGSFRPVLPMQEWININQPK; from the coding sequence ATGGCTAATGACGAAGGCACAATATATGTAGCACATTGGACACATACACCGGAAAATTGTCCGGGCAGGACTAACGAAGGCGCGAAGATGCTCACTGATTTCTGGGCGAGCAAGAGTGATTTCGAAAAGAAGGGAATAAAGATACTTGGTTCCTATGTAACAGTAACTGAACACGATTACTATATTATCGTACAGGCAAAAGACTATTCCGAAATGGTCAAGTTCTTCCTGCCGCTCATCCCGACTCAGACCGGTTCATTCAGGCCTGTCCTTCCAATGCAGGAGTGGATTAACATAAACCAGCCAAAGTAA
- a CDS encoding DUF2278 family protein: protein MGLKHYSLLKGTLIDYQEERDNDTPHFQVKVDENGNLYRIAVNVLSAAQPSELKYIVISDFSHTMTDELSKLEHGLHSVKSEKNGIALDYIRGNLFDINSMKLIPHTQTGPDNDLNDLLKMYSDRAKKQNGPIIYAFGEKWPTSNRPDRYFGFSPGQGIHDIHMNQGNSGRWKNDNGVYQDGGLLFYFPENKQWIGIFLAFQSQAIHTDDKTGHPLDTQPDDIHTTGKIRIVAALVNPKGDDYGKETVTLLNVSNDDIDLKDWKLLNHRKDSKILLTQTLAAGDSLKIELTGQDIQLGNKGGQITLLTPQGLKADGVSYSRSQIRRQGWTLIF from the coding sequence ATGGGACTAAAGCATTATTCACTACTAAAAGGAACACTTATCGACTATCAGGAAGAACGCGATAATGATACTCCACATTTTCAGGTTAAGGTTGATGAAAACGGCAACTTATACCGTATAGCAGTAAACGTATTATCTGCCGCACAACCTTCAGAATTAAAATACATTGTGATTTCTGATTTTTCTCACACAATGACAGATGAACTAAGCAAACTTGAGCATGGCCTGCATTCAGTTAAATCAGAAAAAAATGGTATCGCACTGGATTATATCAGAGGAAATTTATTTGATATAAATAGTATGAAGCTAATACCTCATACGCAAACAGGTCCGGATAACGATTTGAATGACCTGCTTAAAATGTATTCTGACAGGGCAAAGAAGCAAAATGGTCCCATAATTTATGCTTTTGGGGAAAAATGGCCTACATCAAACAGACCCGACAGATATTTTGGTTTTAGTCCGGGACAGGGAATACATGATATTCACATGAATCAAGGAAATAGCGGCCGTTGGAAGAATGATAATGGAGTGTATCAGGATGGAGGATTGCTTTTCTACTTTCCGGAAAATAAACAGTGGATAGGAATATTTCTTGCTTTTCAGTCTCAGGCAATACATACAGATGACAAGACAGGTCATCCGCTTGATACACAACCGGATGACATTCACACTACTGGAAAAATCAGAATTGTTGCTGCATTGGTCAACCCGAAGGGAGATGATTATGGAAAGGAAACAGTCACCTTGCTTAATGTCAGTAATGACGATATTGATCTTAAAGATTGGAAACTATTGAATCACCGTAAAGATTCAAAAATTCTTTTGACCCAGACTTTGGCTGCTGGAGATTCACTAAAAATAGAACTCACCGGACAAGATATCCAACTTGGTAATAAAGGAGGCCAAATAACGCTTTTAACTCCGCAAGGTCTGAAAGCGGATGGCGTCTCTTACTCAAGAAGCCAGATAAGAAGGCAGGGATGGACTTTGATATTTTGA
- a CDS encoding septum formation inhibitor Maf, which translates to MKYKIKCIILLTTFSLVFSHCTSVAYSLPEEKDFYSYWHNHGAEITRFELEQGRYGEIHPGHAILIFVTESFLPDIQVKSDYESSRQKSIPVLKLNLIKRFDTGIYDYSMMKSVFTPISTEKQQLDKTLKVSTTRQDWCGHVYLQYNLEDDHYKIKQYSYFEKEGDRVVTVPSVHLEDEIWTHIRIAPEKLPIGEIKMIPGSFYTTLRMIDIGEEGAVAELINIRDGDRGGVSQYTVTYPSLQRTLSIRFNNNFPYDILSWSDTYTSGSGKNAKVLTTKARRTHAVMTDYWNKNSVKDLELRKELGLAK; encoded by the coding sequence TTGAAATACAAGATAAAATGTATAATACTGCTGACAACATTTTCTCTAGTATTTTCTCATTGTACATCCGTAGCTTATTCATTACCTGAGGAAAAGGACTTTTACTCATACTGGCACAATCACGGTGCGGAAATAACACGCTTTGAACTCGAACAGGGCCGATATGGCGAAATCCATCCCGGTCATGCCATTTTGATATTTGTTACCGAGTCATTTCTTCCCGACATACAGGTAAAGTCAGATTATGAATCATCTCGACAAAAAAGTATCCCGGTCTTAAAGCTAAACCTTATCAAGAGATTTGATACGGGCATCTATGACTATTCAATGATGAAATCCGTTTTTACACCAATCTCTACTGAAAAACAACAGCTAGACAAAACATTAAAAGTATCAACTACAAGACAGGACTGGTGCGGCCATGTTTACCTTCAGTATAATCTTGAGGATGACCACTATAAAATAAAGCAGTATTCATATTTTGAAAAGGAGGGGGACAGGGTCGTGACTGTACCATCTGTGCATCTGGAGGATGAGATATGGACACACATACGTATTGCTCCTGAAAAACTTCCGATAGGAGAAATAAAAATGATTCCCGGGAGTTTCTATACCACGTTACGCATGATTGATATAGGGGAGGAAGGGGCTGTTGCGGAATTAATAAATATACGGGATGGAGATAGGGGGGGTGTTTCACAGTATACGGTGACCTATCCATCCCTGCAAAGGACTCTTTCTATCCGCTTCAACAATAACTTTCCATATGATATTCTGTCGTGGAGCGATACCTATACAAGCGGTTCAGGGAAAAATGCAAAAGTATTGACAACGAAAGCACGACGCACGCATGCCGTGATGACAGACTACTGGAATAAAAACAGTGTTAAGGATCTTGAGCTTAGAAAAGAGTTGGGGTTGGCAAAGTGA
- a CDS encoding sugar phosphate isomerase/epimerase family protein has protein sequence MERTQPAGYLHTGLDRYEVFDFQENGLGELKSFIKSKKLPFSFHVPFFRPSYFPYIGVTTFFLNDDPNKRTLSFKLIDNTMYYAKEWKADFVVTHLTWKDDSPDRKNAINLANDTRLKFCDLADRYKLPINIEFGGYSGHFHEPEQFVDFVSDHPLLGICIDIGHTSLISGIRNRNFFKDVETMAPYTKSIHVWNTKGMEHCKKYNHVPVHPSQKAKDGWIDIKKTLEIILAHNKNCNIVFEYNHTYYDNIPGEVKEGMDWVKGIVNRK, from the coding sequence ATGGAAAGAACACAACCTGCAGGCTACTTACATACAGGATTAGATAGATATGAGGTTTTTGACTTTCAAGAGAATGGATTAGGAGAGCTAAAGTCTTTCATTAAGAGCAAAAAACTGCCCTTCAGTTTTCATGTACCATTTTTCAGACCCTCTTATTTTCCCTATATAGGTGTAACCACTTTTTTTCTGAATGATGATCCGAATAAAAGGACTCTCTCTTTTAAGCTGATCGACAACACCATGTATTACGCGAAGGAGTGGAAAGCAGATTTTGTCGTAACACATCTGACCTGGAAGGATGATTCTCCTGACAGGAAAAATGCAATAAACCTTGCGAATGACACAAGGTTAAAGTTCTGTGATCTGGCAGACAGATATAAGTTGCCAATTAATATTGAGTTCGGTGGATATTCGGGACATTTTCATGAGCCGGAACAATTTGTAGATTTTGTCAGTGATCACCCTTTATTGGGCATCTGTATTGATATAGGCCATACATCACTTATATCAGGAATACGAAATCGTAATTTTTTTAAAGATGTAGAAACTATGGCACCATATACAAAATCAATACATGTGTGGAACACGAAGGGTATGGAACATTGTAAAAAGTATAATCACGTACCTGTCCATCCTTCACAGAAAGCAAAAGATGGATGGATAGACATAAAAAAAACACTCGAAATAATTTTAGCACATAATAAAAACTGTAACATAGTATTCGAATATAACCATACATATTACGACAACATACCAGGTGAGGTTAAGGAAGGTATGGATTGGGTGAAGGGAATAGTAAACAGAAAATGA